Sequence from the Coleofasciculus chthonoplastes PCC 7420 genome:
GATATGCACAACCACGTTGAATTTATTTGAGAAAGGCGATCGCTCTTGGTAGACTATCACCTTTGATGCTGCTGTAGGGGCGACCCGCTTTATTATGATTGAAATCAAATGATTCAGGTTTCGCAGATGACTGTGGCTCAAGTGAGTAGCAACTATGAAATTGAGATTCCGGTAACGATTCGAGAAGCATTAAAGCTGAAGCCGGGAGATGCCTTAGA
This genomic interval carries:
- a CDS encoding AbrB/MazE/SpoVT family DNA-binding domain-containing protein, yielding MIQVSQMTVAQVSSNYEIEIPVTIREALKLKPGDALEIKVVDGAVVMMPVPSYTSRLFAKHQNLWRGVDAV